A window of Rhipicephalus microplus isolate Deutch F79 chromosome X, USDA_Rmic, whole genome shotgun sequence genomic DNA:
GTGCTCGCTCTGGAGCGGAGTGGGGATGAGCCAGGCAGCGGCGGCGTGACAGGCGTGGGCAGCATATATGCATCACGCTGTACGCAACTAACCAGGAGATAAAGTCTATGCGACCGCTTTGTGTTTCAATGGAACTGTCAGTTGCTGCTAAGTATTAGATCACGATAGGAGAAGAGCACATACATCGTAGAAAGCCGATAGTGTCCGTGCTGTCGCCATCTCAGTCGCTGCGTATCCCTCACCGTGTAATAGTTTCGAAATGTTCCTTGATGTCACCATTGCACGCTATGAAACGATCGTGCGAGAGTTCCAGCAGAGTTTCTTTTCTGAACTTTggcaaaaaaggaagaaaatactTTCTTGTGGGTATTTTGGTGTACTTTATTTGTTTATTGGTGGCGATGGCGCACGTCAAGAGAATCACATTAGTACTTGTAAACACGCACTGCCATTTGTTGCATGATCATGCCACGTGGCCAGCTGGTACAAATTAGCGTTACACTGCATTACTAGACAATGGACAGTTACTCGTGTTGGTGCCACCATTTTTGCGGGGAAAGCACGGAGATGACGCGAACACTAGCAAGTCCCATGTATGAACCAAAGTACATGTTCGAACTAACTTCTAGTACACTAGTTTGAACCATCAAACTACACTGTATATGGATTCAGCCGCGTCCTTTGTTTAGTCAACACTCAGTGTGGCTCGGTCGACGATAGTAACCGGCTAGATTGGGCTGTTTACATTCCGACCAACAGTTATCGCGGAAATTGTCGTTCATGCGCAGTCTGGTGCAGGATGGCGCAATTGGCGCTAAACTTCCACCCTTGCGCTGCTCATACCATGTCGTGACGTCAGGGTATAGTAGGAATAGAAACTAGCTTTCAAAAACATGCCATAACTTTTCCCGGAGTACTCACGCTTACCGGTACATTTTATATGCTTTCGGGGGCTTGGTCTATCATTTGATGGAAAAACACGAAAAGCGAAAAAGTTCGTGTCAGTGGTACTATAGCAATACACGGGCCCGGACAGGCATGAAAGCCCGGGCCGTCTGAAGCATTGTCCGGCGGGCCAGGCCAGACTCAGGCTCGCTCATTTAAAAGCCCAAGTCAGGCCTTCGAGCACACGTGAACATTATGCACTTTGCGGTCTAAAGCATTCTGTACCCGACTGAAGTGACACGTGCTAAGAGTTGGTGGAAATCTTGGCTCGCTATGATCAACTCTGTGCTAACTCAGTACGATGCGATACAGAAGCTCCTGGATTTTTTATAGGGGAATTttttagaaccaatgtaaagcaaataagaagaaaaaaagtgggtgacaaaatacgttgccgtgagcagaaacttcccctatacattccttggcattattgtctgttagatatctccctctctctctctctctcacacacacacacacacacacacacacacacacacacacacacacacacacacacacacacacacacacacacacacacacacacacacacacacacacacacacacacacacacacacacacacacacacacacacacacacacacacacacacacacacacacacacacacacacacacacacacacacacacgcacacacacatgcacacacgcacacacacacacacacacacacgtttctTTGACAAATTAAGCATTTTTAATTTTTGAAGGGAAAAAAGTGGGGTGCAGAGGAAAGGAGTGCATTAAGCTTGTGAAATGCAAACTAATTAACGAACTAATAATATCTGGGATTTTACGTGCCAacaccacgatacgattatgaggcaCACCATATAgatcgaaaatttcgaccacctgcctTGGTGGTCTCCAAGTGCACCGAAGAAGCACAAGACCTGGGCCTCTAGTATTTCCCCTCCATCAGAAACGTATGTAGCCTGAAATTTTTTTTCCGGAAAGGGCTACGTTGTGCGTCTCGCCAACTCCACCGTTAGGCCTAGTGCCGAGGTGGTCGGATCAGCGTTCGAGGCTCCAGGCGTCAGCTCGTAGAGCGTCTGCGGAGGCACTATGACGATGAAAGTGACTGTTAATGGTAGAGATGCCGATCAAGAAGAATTGGAAAACTCTGACTGGGTAACGAAAGTGTCGAAAGGTGTGGCAGAGCTCCAGGAGAGTCAACAACGGGAACGCGATGGCGCCACCAGGGCGGCGTCTACCAGCAGTGGATACGGAAAAGAAGGCAGGGCGATGCCGGCTGGCTTCAATGGCGACAAGCATGGTGTAAGCGGGAGACCCTCATATAAAGCGGCGGGAAAAAAGCTCGTGGAGCGGTCAGTAGCGTCGCATCTACCGTGTCTTTTGAACACGGATCACAAGGTTATTATCAGGCCCAAAAAAGGACTGACGCTCACCAAAGGCTCGGCACCTGTGATTGGTGGAGCAGTAAGGATggcagcaggcattccatggcagaAAAGTCAGGAAGAGGACAGGATAGTTGTCAACGACAAACAAGGAATATTGATATACAGCACGCCCAGGGaggatgatgccaagaaaatgttggacctgaaaGTCATAAAGCTCGACGGCAAGGAGTACGAGGTGAAGACATACATGGCTGCGCCTGAAAGCTGTGGCAAAGGAGTGGTACGTAGACTTGATATCAGACTCTCCGAGAGAAAATTGGAACTAGCTTTCTCACACTAAAAGAATCGTCCTATTCTTGGTGTGCGAAGGATGGGCAACTCCATTTCAGTAATCATCACCTTTGTTGACGACTACGTGCCGAGATGAATGATCTGCTTTGGGACGCCGATGAAACATTGCTTTCTCTACAAGAAGAGATATGAAGTGTGTTACAAGTGTGGTGACCTGGGACATCAATCCGACGTATGTGACAGCCCGCACGAAAAATGCAGAGGTTGTGGGGTGGCCTCCCCACCTAAGGACCATGAATGTACGCCGAGGTGCCGTCTGTGTAGCAAGGAGCACGTGACCGGAGACAAAAGGTGCAAAGAACTTTTTCGGACACCTTGTATAATAAAGAAGCGACAGTGGGAAATGAAGCTTGAAGAGGTGCGGAAGCAAGAAGAACGACACAAGGCCGAAGAGGGCACGCAGCGGCACAGCAGGACAGACGGGGTTCAAAATCGTTCGAGGTGCAAATCCAAGCATCGAAATAGATCGAGAGGGCGCTCGGAATCCTTCCCCCGATTGCCACTGCTAGAGAAGCCGGGAGTTTCTCACAAGGCATTccatgatggtggtgattgtgcccAGGAGAAGTCAAAATCCACAGGACCACAGGTGGGTTGGGTAACTAAGGTCTCCCAGGATGCTAATACAGAGACGATTAATGCTCTTAAAGAGCAAAACAGGATATTACAGGAGCAAAATGTGGAATTACACAAACAACTTGATGAGATTAAGGCTCATCTAACCAGTAAACCAGGGAAGGCGCTGGAAACACCCCAGGTAGCAAACCAACCGCCTTTAAAGAAGAAGAGGGCTAAAGAAACCGAAATTGAAGAAAATAACAGAGCAAGAATTGAAGCGCTTGAGGTGGAAACAAAGTCATTACAAGGTATGCTCCAAGCTGTACTAAAACAGATGAAACAAGTAGGCGATGCTATTGAGCAAATTAAGGCTGAATTTGCTAGCAGGGACCGACAGATAGAATGGCTATGCCAAGCGCTCAAGCTAAACCATGATGACTCTGCACCCTTACACAGTAatacgatttggcagtggaactgtagggGTTTCTCGCGCAAACGTGCGGTTTTACAATCTTTTCTTACCAACGCCGATTGACCAGAGGTTATTGCGATCAAGGAGTGTGAGAAAAATGCAAAATTAGCAGGTTACAAATCTTTTGCCGGGTCGGGTAATGATACCCAAGTTACGACCTTCGTAAAGAGAAACATTACGACATTGCAGCACGAGACGGAGAACTCGCAGATCGATCATGTTTCAGTCGAACTCGTGCCTCgcaagcgcaaagacaaaagtcTTTTTATCCTGAATGTGTATAGTTCCCCCAGGCAGTGCAAAATCAACTTTGGCGATCTTTTCACGAAAACAAAGGTTATTTCAGCAAATGGTCTACTATTGATTTTGGGCGACTTTAATGAGCATCATACGGAATGGGGTTATGAATTCACCCAGGTTAAGGGCAGAAATTTGTGGAACGAAATTCAACAACATGAGCTCATACTTATAACAGACCCAATGCAGCCAACGAGAAAAGGAAATAGCGTATCTCAAGACATGACGCAAGATCTTACCCTAGTCAGCAGTGCCACCGCCGCCACATGGTGCAATACCGGCGAAGACCTAGGTAGTGATCATAGAATTTTAGAGATTATCGTAGCCAATGGCCCGCTGGTGATCAATAAGAGAAAAGTTAAAACTACAGATTGGGTGACCTTTAGAAATATCAGGTCGGAACAAGACCCCATAAATGATATTTACGATTGGAGTAAAGGGGTGATCCAGTCGGTTCAGCACGCTACCGAAGAGATTGACGCTGCcgatgaggaagttgttgatagacatcttgtaagcatgtggaagaaaaagaaaaacctagagCGAAAAATCACTCAGAGAAGAGGAGACAGAAATCTCCGAAAGGAAGTTGCTGCATTGAATAGAGAGATCGAAGATTATGCATAGGAACTTACCAAGCAAAAGTGGGGTAGTATCTGTGATCAGATGGATAGAGAGATTGGCAGTGCTAAAACATGGCAGCTACTACGGCATCTATTAGACCCAGAGAAAACCAAGTCGAAGGCCCGACAGCAACTTCAAAAGCTTGTGTATAAATGTGAAGGTCAGACGACGGAATTATTAACGGAGGTTAGGGATCGATACCTCTGCTGAGCAGGATCTCAAAAGCTCCCCGACTATGCTGGTTCAGAAAACCCGGACCTAGACAGCCCCATCACGGTTGGAGAAGTCAGGGCTCAAATTAATCGACTTAAAACAAAAACTGCTGCCGGTCCGGACAAAATAAACAACAGAATGCTCAGGAACCTTGACGACGGCTCCATTCGTCAACTTGCAGCTTATATGCAAGAATGCTGGGACAAGGGAGAAATACCGCAAGCTTGGAAAATGGCCAATGTAGTCTTCATTCCTAAGCCAGAGAAAAAGCTCAGTCTGGAACATCTCAGACTCATTTCCATCACATCTTGCGTAggaaaattgatggagcacgtcatccaaaCAAGACCGACTAGGTTCATGGAAGATGAAAACCTGTACCCTGATACTATGATAGGCTTCAAATCCCACCTATCGACGTGTGATGTTATGctacagctaaaggaggagataatagacaaaaagactgttgacaccaaagtaattatgggtctggacgtctccaaggcGTTTGACAATGTCAAACATGAAGCTTTACTTAAGAACCTTAGTGCGCTAAACGTAGGCGTCAAGACATACAACTACGtgaggggctttctctcaaatcgtACAGCCACTATCAGCATGGGAGGGCAGTCGCTTGAAAACATTAAATTGGGGAATAAAGGGACGCCACAAGGGTCTGTACTCTCTCCGACTCTAATATAGCGATGATTGGACTTCCCGAGAAGTTGGAAGGAATCGAAAATCTGCATCACACAATTTACGCAGACGATCACATCGCTGTGGATAAACAGGGGTAGTGACGGACATATTGAAAGCGCACTTCAGGCGGCTATAGATACCATCGAACAATATCTCGAACCACTAGGGTTAAATTGCTCGGCAGAAAAATCAGAGGCTCTTTTTCTACCatcgcaaaaaaggaaaacaaacaatccCCTCGGAAGGGTTTGTGACATCGCTTTGCGAGTGAATGGTAATGCTATTCCAACCGTAGACAGTATTAGAATTCTAGGGATGCGCATACAAGCAAatggaaaaaacactgaaactatCCGGAGACTCGAAGCTAGTGCGAACCAGACGTGCCGCCTGCTTAAGCGCATTTCTAACAGGAATGCGGAGATGAAGGAAGCCAATTTTTTTAAGATTAGTTCAAGCTTTCGTGATAAGCCGTGTACTATATGTTGCCCCTTATCTTAAATTAAGTAGagcagaaaaagataaaattgaagccatTATAAGGAAAGGCATCAAGACTGCGCTAGGGCTTCCCCCGAACACCTCTACGGTTAAACTTCTTGGGCTGGATGTCTCCAACACTTTAGGTGAACTAACAGAagccgccatgatgtcacagcaccaaagacttctgagaagtagaaccgggaggaaaatcatggagagcttggggttcgagcccacggagTGTCCCAGGCAGACCGCTAGCATACCTAAATCAACTAGGGCGAGACTGAAAATTataccgctgccgaaaaacatgcatccGGCGTTTCATGAGGGCAGACACAAAGCTAGAGCTGTAGCCCTGCAGGCGAAACTTGAACGTCGATCTGGCGTGCTTTACACGGACGCTGCAGAATACGAAAGAAAGGGAGCacacacagcggtagtggttcgcgagaacggggacctggtctcgtgctgcacctctaagaacacaaccaccacagaggcagaagaacttgcgattgctttggcaatagctcaaaaaggcacaCGAGTGATTGTCAACGACTCtaagtcagccattaaaaactacgatatgggcaggatctctgctacagccATCAAAATTCTAAGACAAGGAGCAGTAGCCGCAGAGCTAATCTCACTAGTATGGTCCCCGGCCCATCAAGGTCTGAAAgggaatgagaaggcgcacgcgatcgcccgagggctcgctttccggtcgatcgacactgacccgccgccttcgcgcgagcagcccctctccacaagagaggggctacgaacgtttcaggaaatcaccgcacactataaactccaccgtaagatttatccagaggcagccaaacagctgagcaaaaaggaggaaattatgtggcgaaaattgcaaaccgggCTGTTTCCAAACCCTCAactgtacagtaaatggcacccgaAAGCGTTGAACTCCAGATGTGCacactgcaacagcactgcgggtttagtgcacatggtatggACCCGCCCATCTTacaatgatccaagtagaaacgtagaatcctgggaggccttattacacagccatgacgccgaagaacagcgtcaagtcatcggtctcgccctgatCACCGCCGAGTCCCAAGGAATTCCGGCCGATGACtag
This region includes:
- the LOC142775533 gene encoding uncharacterized protein LOC142775533 produces the protein MMSQHQRLLRSRTGRKIMESLGFEPTECPRQTASIPKSTRARLKIIPLPKNMHPAFHEGRHKARAVALQAKLERRSGVLYTDAAEYERKGAHTAVVVRENGDLVSCCTSKNTTTTEAEELAIALAIAQKGTRVIVNDSKSAIKNYDMGRISATAIKILRQGAVAAELISLVWSPAHQGLKGNEKAHAIARGLAFRSIDTDPPPSREQPLSTREGLRTFQEITAHYKLHRKIYPEAAKQLSKKEEIMWRKLQTGLFPNPQLYSKWHPKALNSRCAHCNSTAGLVHMVWTRPSYNDPSRNVESWEALLHSHDAEEQRQVIGLALITAESQGIPADD